In one window of Thermoanaerobaculia bacterium DNA:
- a CDS encoding ABC transporter substrate-binding protein: MTPGPARPNRARRLVFAAIAAWIVAISAAHLALNVDWSAALNDRLPPAKRKLNVAYIPVTCHLACPVTDFISRFSLDGNLFIPRMFQGFPEIKEALISDRMQVGFMVAPMAIALRAQGVPIKIVYLGHRYGSAVVVRKDGPIHSVRDLAGKTIAIPSRFSDERLIVFKALKQNGMSGKDVRMIEMAPPDVAGALAAGAIDAFSMGEPYPSQAELGGFGRVLFQAREYWPDYMSCVVVVRQDVIDTRPRAVQVLVDGIARSGLWLDEGKPNREHAADFVARYYFHQRPEVLRHALTKPLDRVIYTRLSPRKPDFDMVRDLMIETGVLDRKIPFEDYVDVRFAEGAAHETAWKYEPGSGKAE; this comes from the coding sequence ATGACACCCGGGCCCGCCCGGCCGAATCGCGCCCGGCGTCTCGTGTTCGCCGCGATCGCGGCCTGGATCGTCGCGATCAGCGCGGCCCATCTGGCCCTCAACGTCGACTGGTCGGCGGCGTTGAACGACCGCCTTCCGCCCGCCAAACGGAAGCTCAACGTCGCGTACATCCCGGTCACCTGCCACCTGGCGTGTCCGGTCACCGACTTCATCTCGCGCTTCTCCCTGGACGGGAACTTGTTCATCCCGCGGATGTTCCAGGGGTTTCCCGAAATCAAGGAGGCGCTCATCTCCGACCGGATGCAGGTCGGGTTCATGGTCGCGCCGATGGCGATCGCGCTGCGCGCGCAGGGCGTTCCGATCAAGATTGTCTACCTCGGGCACCGCTATGGGAGCGCCGTGGTCGTCCGGAAGGACGGGCCGATCCATTCCGTGCGCGACCTCGCCGGGAAGACGATCGCGATTCCGAGCCGGTTCTCCGACGAGCGGCTGATCGTCTTCAAGGCGTTGAAGCAGAACGGCATGTCGGGAAAGGACGTCAGGATGATCGAGATGGCGCCGCCGGACGTCGCGGGCGCGCTCGCGGCCGGCGCGATCGACGCGTTCTCGATGGGGGAGCCCTATCCGTCGCAGGCGGAGCTCGGCGGGTTCGGCCGCGTCCTCTTCCAGGCCCGCGAGTACTGGCCCGACTACATGTCGTGCGTCGTCGTCGTGCGGCAGGACGTGATCGACACGCGTCCGCGGGCCGTCCAGGTGCTCGTCGACGGCATCGCGCGATCGGGCCTCTGGCTCGACGAGGGGAAGCCGAACCGCGAGCACGCAGCGGACTTCGTCGCTCGCTACTACTTTCACCAGCGGCCCGAGGTCCTGCGCCACGCGCTCACCAAGCCGCTCGACCGGGTGATCTACACCCGGCTCTCGCCGCGCAAGCCCGACTTCGACATGGTCCGCGACCTCATGATCGAGACCGGCGTCCTCGACCGGAAGATCCCGTTCGAGGACTACGTCGACGTGCGGTTCGCCGAGGGCGCCGCGCACGAGACGGCGTGGAAGTACGAGCCGGGCAGCGGAAAGGCGGAATGA